The DNA segment TTGCCACAGGTTTAATTGGTTTCCTACTGTTTAATTGCATGCATTGCAAAACGAGTCATTCACACCTCAGCGTATTAATAAACACGGTGTTACATCCTGAGGTTTGAGGACTTGTTGGCTGTTTTGTTCAGGTATCACTGCTGCGTATGCTGCAAAACACAGTGAGGATTACAGCACGTTATGTTGGGTGGCTCTACTAGATCCTTTAATAGCTTCTGTATCAATCAACAAGAGATGCACGGGGATCAGTATCTTCCATTACGGTAACAGATGAGACGGTTCTGGACTGAAGCGGTGTAATTGTTGTCTATGAAGTACCGCGCAGCCCTGCAGTCTGGCAGGATGATAGACCACGAACAGCTGCAGCTCACAGTGGAAggtctcaacacacacacacacacacacacacacgctcatttACTCACTTGTCATCTGTCTTTCCACCAATGCAGTAGATCATTCCTTTGTGGGAGACGACAGAATGGCCGTGGAGCTTCAGAGGAAGCTTTTTGGCCTCACTCCACTTCATCTTCCTGAagaattcacatttaaaaaatcattttaatgatattttgtTCCCCTGAATTCATTTGCTCAAATGCTTCACTGGTAcatgtgtggtattagtacatAAAGAAGTTAAATATCCTGACTATGAACCCAAGAGATCACATCAAAACACAATTAATTATACTTAAACACCATATATTAGCGATTGTTAATTTCCAGAAGTTAATTATCACCTTAATACAGTATAAAAGgtgaagaaataaagaaagagggagagaaaagaagcTAATAATACTACTGACTCAACATCGTAGCACATGACCGTGTCCAGCGACTCGTTGGTCTGGAGGTCCTTTCCGGCCACGGCGAACAGCAGGTTGTCGCTCTCTCCGATGTTGAAGAGGCATCTCGGAGAAGGCATGGGCGGCAGAGCGACCCATTCGGATGCGAGTTGATCCAACTGTGAAGAAAAAAAGTACATTAAAACACCCTCTTAGCACCCATTAGCTCAGAATGAATCATCATACTGTACGGTATCCACATATTGATTATGCTGTAAAATATAGGTCTTAAAAAGCCTTCATGCTTTCTTTCAGTCTGCGTTACTTAGACTTGATGGGCGACATGGGAAACATAATTCATCAACTGATCGCAGGATTTAGGAAAAACTGTATCCCAGTCATTCTTGTAGTTATAGActgaaaaaatactttaaatctGTCCTatgtttctctccttttttgtGATTTTGAGTTCCAGTAAGGCATTGAAATGCAAAAGCGGGTTTAGATGAGCTAAAATATTGTGCAATGAGTGCATTATTTTCACGAATACTCAGACTTCTAAGTTCCTACACTGTTTTATTCTCTATAGTGGAGTACTGGCTACCTGAGCGGAGAACaccacatttagcacctttaggAATTGTTGGACATGTTGGGAAATACGGTTAATTgttttcttgccgagagttggATGAGAACATTGATAACACCGTCATGTCTGTACCATACAAGTAGTATAGGAGTAGaatggacattcccattcaaatcaacgtagcaggatggtcagagcggcgaACGTTGTAGCGGGCTGACTTCTGCATAAATTAAACCGACTTGCGGCAAGTAgcggactcactgaggtgaagTTTTGCTGTAAAGATGACCAAACGAGCAGCGGAGTAGTAACGTTACGAGGCACATAGAAAATGGAAATGAGTCAAATTGAAAAACTCAATGCTTCATTCACACTATCGGCTCGTTTTCCTAGCCGTCTCctggctctagcttcatatttaacattaagACATGACAGTGGTGtctatcttctcatctaaatctCTGCGAGAAAGTGAATAGGAATATTTCCCCAATGCAGGAAGCGATATCAaacgaaagaaaaaaaatggttacCAAGTAGAAGTAACATTGCAGGGGTAGATCTTTGTTTTCCTCGTCCACAAACAGTCCACCGATGATGTAGAGCTGGTTCCTCTGTGACGCCAGGCTGACGTGGTTGCGTGGCACCTGCTCCGACATGGCCGCCAGGAAGCACTCGTTCTCGCTGACGTCGTACGCCACCGCCGCCGTATCGTTGATCATGATGATGAATTCACGCGTGAACATGCCGTGTCTGCGGTCTTCGTTCAGGAAGCCAGGGAGTAGactggcctcctcttcctcctcgccaccttcctccccctccttctTCTTGGGCGTCTCTGGAAGTTTCCCCTTGTAGGCGTCCCTGATGACCTGGATCGTCTTCTGGAGTTCCGGGTCGGCCTTAATGATGTCGTCGGTCTCCACTTTCTCCTTGAAGTACTTCTCCGGCAGCAGGCGGAAGCGGATGCAGTTGAAAGCGTCCTTCAGGAGCTTGACACGCTCCTTGTCGTGGCGGACCCACGCCATGACCGACTCGAACACCAGTTCTTCCTTCCCAACGTTCAGCGAGTCTCCGCCGATGACGGCGAACAGTTCGTGCGCCGCGAGCTTGAGGAACTCCTCTTCTTTGTAGAGGAGTTCGAAGCGGTCCGCGATGTAGTTGCGTGCGGCCACGGCGAGCCTGGGACAGCCGAGCACCAGGCCCAtcctgaaaatggccatgcagtTGCCCACAGACAACTTCTTCTGAAGGTAGTTGACGCACACCGTGAAGACGGAAGGGATCTGGAATCTGTTCGCCACGGCAATTATATCCTGTACGTTGTCGTCGGTGAGGTCAATCTCGGCCGAGTAGAGGTACTGGACGACCATGTCCAGGATGGAAGGGTTGACGTCCTCCAAGACCACCTCCTTGGTGTTCTCCACCTCCTTCCCGTCCTCCGTGAAGAAGATCTCCCTGAAGTAAGGGCTGCAGGCGGCCATGATCAGCCGATGGCAAGGGAAGCTGCGGTCGCCTACCTTCAGGGTGCAGTCCACAAACTTGTTCTCGTTCAGCAGCTCCTTCAGCCCGTCCTGAAGCAGGGTGCTCTGAAACAGGCGCAGCTCCTCCTTGATGGCGTTGGGGTCCATGGCGAGTCACGATGGGGGGAAACGGCGGGTGAACGAGGGGGTCtgtggagagaggaaggagacggCGGGGCCACAGGTCCTTTTGGCAGTCGGTCCTGGCTGGAAAAGGCAGAGTAGAGAAAAGGTTCCCAGAGTGAAGACCCCGCAATTTAATCCCGTCCCACTCTCTAAATATAGCTCCCTCTGCCCCCCCTAGCCTGCTTCAGCTCCGGTGGAATCCGACTGGGCCAAATCACGGCCTCGGCTCGAGCAGCTGCTGTCACAGACTGAAAGAAGCAACTGGCTGCTCAGGCCGAGGATATGCCACCGTGATTCAGCTCCCAAAGTGTCATGTGGCCGTAAGAGCGGAGACAATGCTGTCAAAGCTCTGGAATAGCTCGCCCCGAGCTGTACGCATGACTGGGAGGATATTTAGAGCAGTCGCTGTCACGTTcaaaaatatgtgtgtgtacatcatCCTTTCATTTATATCTGGTTTCcgttcattcattttttttgttccatTTATTCAGAGTGCAGTCAAATCTACTGTACTGATTTAGTCTCATGTTGAGCCTACATATACACCAATTTGTTTTTACTCCAAATCCATATACCGTGACGAAGCAATCAAGACAGtttcaataattataattacagacaatataattatactCACTTGTACTGCAACAGATAGTTACTTACAGATTATTTTGTAAAGAGCCCAAGGGACCAtctttaaattactttttttgttcaACAAACAGTCCAAACCCCCAAAATATTCTATTTACTATtgtatatgacaaagaaaagccaCAAATTGGGTAATTTAATGAATTAGTTTTTTCGGCTTTAAATTCGCTATCACTTTAcgataaccatcatttataaatggtaaattaatagttaattaaacttagttaataattatttttactgttatcaaacaacaaaattataattaatgtttattaatattagtaatgctataattaatcaaaaaatttgcaaactttaaagaaattatttgtaaaatatatatatattttacaaataatttctttaaagttccgttcatatatatatgtatatatataaacgcTATttggatggttattataaatatatatataccttgttaaatggttaataaacactctgtaaagcatctataaacattatttagttagaaagttaatactttgtcaatgatcaataattggtttctggtctaTCTGTCTATGaaatatttatagatgttttaaaaacatttcttaaaggtttaaaaatcatttggtaaacataaaaaaatacttaatatagtatataaactgttataatgtgtgcaacaataaactgttagtaaacactttactaatgtaatcagaatgtaattttTATTGTCTCTTATGTATGATGCAATATagaatttattaattatttcatattatacaaactaatgataaaataacaggaataatagcattactaataattagtatagattattataatttcattgtttgttaacggtaaaataactattaacaaagtttaattaactatcaatttacaaTTTATTAATAATGGATGAAGTGTTACCCTAGATTGAGAAAACCcacaaataataattttttaagTGCAGTtaacattttacttttatttctatAATATCTTATTCTAATGATTTATTGGTATTTGTATATTTCACTGTTTTTCCCTCAGCTGAGTCTTTTGCTACACTCCCTAAAATGAATCACCAAAGTCAATACAAAATCTTACCTTATTTACATGGCTTTATTTAAGTGAGATTGaagtgcacaaaaaaaaagtgtgctAAAAATGGACCAGTAAAGTTTGGGTGCAGCAGCTGTGTGCAGAAACAGGTGAGAGCGACACATACGAGCTGTTCTGTCCACCAATCAGCACGCTTCTCCCTTTTCCCTGTGGGGTGCATTATTGTCAAGCTGcttggttgtgtgtgtgagtgtgttgctctgcagctaaaccttttaaaacacacctcAATCACTGATATCAGTTCTGAAAATGTTTACTCGCTGTGCTTTCTTTCTTCTTGAAGATAAATGGTGTCAATTTGCTCACAGTCACACGTTTaagtacaaaatgtaaaaaaaagggccactgctgatgctgatgcGTCTGGATCAATAGGATCTTATATTATTGCGTCCTATTTTTGTGGCTTGATAAAGTGTGAGGAGTGTGTAGAGTTAGGTAACGTTTCTCCCGTGGGCAGCACTAAAGATAGATCAGACTACGCCACTTGTCGAGGAGTGTCTAACATGTAATTTAAGCAGAAGGGGAGAGCAGATTCTGCGTAAGAAAGCTCTGACACTTCCCCAAAGCCGCAGTAAGATTAATAAAGCAAGGCTCTAAAAACAGGTCTTGcaaatatatattcatttttgtAGAATATTtagggactgtatgaaaatgattggggtggggagggggggttgaACACAATGTTTAGGGCTGGTTATCGTTTATTATGATGCCGGTGccaataccagtacccttacAGTGATACCGATGCCAATACAGTACTTAATTTGATAACAACTGGCTAGTTAATCGCCGCACTGCACAGCGTTCATACAGCGCTTACTGCTGATGATGCGGCCCCCCTGACCCACGGTGGCAGAAACCGCGTTGAAGCAGAAGCGTAATGCCCACCCTCCAGGTTGAAACTGTTAACTCTGTAAGCACTGTTGTCGTTGTTAGCGGACGATCAattcccggacgagcccccaatttGTTATGTCCTGGCTCTGAGACCATAACAAATAAGGAAACAAACCGCGAGGGAGTAACTAAAAACAAagatttatttaacaaaagttAAATCAAGTTAACAAGGGTAACACAAAATATGAATCGTAACAAACTAAGCCGACAGAAAAACAGGCTGCCACgattaattaagaaaatgtTAAAGCGAACTACAGTATAAAAGCGAACGCCGACAGCACCCGGTGGTGCCAGGGGAATGAAGTCCATAGACTCCGAGGATGGGGCGGGGTCTTATAGACCAGAGCAACAGTGGCCAGCTGCACCAAACAGTCTACCAGCCCTGGAAGAGGCCGTCACAATACCCTAAAGGTATCgagtactttttaaaaaagtaaaacccTCCCAAACGTTATTTTCTTTGGATCCTCCAGTGACTTAGAAAGAAACTGCAACACCCTCCCAGCCAACATCTTAAAATACTAACAACACAACTCCTTTACCCTTTAACAATTTTAGAGGCAAAACATAATGAGTTGCTGTACGCGGTACTAAACATTTAATATcagaacattatttttttctttctcaatgTGCGCCACCAAAAGCATTAAATTAGCATCGGAAACATTAGAAGTGAAACTAGCGCTTGCTGAATTTACGGCAAAACAAATGATAGCTCCGGATTACCCAATATTCCAGCAATTCTCTATGTTTGTGCGAAGATATACTAAATGCTACTCTAACGATAAGCTCCCATTTTACGGTTTTACCggcaaaataatatatatatataaatgaagtGTCTTGGTTTACAGTTTGGCCAACGGTCAAATCGCATGTGGACTGAAAACGCATGCGCAGAACTGATCAGATTATAAATATTCCAAACTATAAACATccaaaatcaacatttttcatatcGATTCAACGATTAGTAGAACAATTGGAaacatgtacatatatatatactgtaaatgtatacatttttaaatacttATCATGCAAAATAAAAGAGTGACTGTAAGCTAATATAATTTGTATACAGTCCCTTACCATGAATGTGATGGCTTTGCAACACACTGTCAGTTTAGACcagatttattaaaaatgtttgacatcAAATGTTGACCGTGTACAATATAACAGTACAATATGGATTTATACAGTCAGTACAGCTGGGTAATAGTGACAAACCAGTTGCTCAACATTGGCAGTACAATTACTAGTATATTGTATACTGTAATGACATCAGCATGTGTTCCCCAGTAGAGGgcagtgtgtgtatacgtgtgtccATCAGTTTACTGCTGGAACAAAAGGgtaaaatcatgtaaacattttcattcagaaaaactaaaaaaaacattcaaacgCACACAATTATTCCATGAAGTTACAGAGCATCagtcatttatgtatatatatataaaagaacaaactatattttattgatataaGTGATGAGAGGCTTCATTGGTGGGTTATTGGCTCTTTAAGATTAGCATGCCCTACAGTGTTTGAGTAGAGAAAATGAATAGCTACGTTATGTCTTTATGACAtattgattgactgatttatGACTCTGACTGACGAGGCACCAGAGTTATTTACTGCTCAGTCCACATTTTCACAATCTTTGCAGCAACATGTCCGAGAGGTGAGGGGGAATCCCCGGCaaagtggacacacacacacacagcgagagcGCTCATCTGTATTCCTGAGTGGGAGCGATGGGGAGTATCTCCTGCGTTGCGTGCCGATATAAAAGAAGAATAAAGAGGTATCTATGGAAGCTCTTTCACTGCAATCAGAGGAGGATAATTTTACAAGAAGTTGCACACAGGATGAGGCACAAAGACAGGAACTGGGATGTAACAGTGATAACGGAACATCAGTGTACATGTATATGCCTGAGAATTATGCAGAAACTTGACATAACCctgtggagaaaaaaatggCTGGTATTAGCTGCCCCTCCTTGAAGTTATCTACAGCAGATGTATGGCAGATGCCTTCACTCGGCCTCCTGGAAAGAGACGTGAGAAAGTCAATACTCTAAAACATTTGGAAGCAATAAAAAATTGTTATGGCCTCATTTCTGCTGAGGGAAATTGCAAAAACTGCTGTTTTACAGGTGTGAATGACATGAACCGGCGGATGAATCACCGGCGGATCAGACGATCACACACGTCCTCTTGCACTCGTTCTCCGTGTCGTAGCGGTTTCTGTTGCCGTTGCAGCCGCCGTACCAGAACTGGGCGCAGGCGTTGGCCTGCTTGTCGTAGTACCAGCGGATGTTATAGTCCCGACACGTGCCCTGGTCCAGGACCAGGCCGCAGCGAGGGTCCAAGGGTACGGTCTCTGCGGGGGGGAAAAGCAGCAGATTCGAGAAAATCATCCACACTGCGTCGGGAAATAATTGGCCTCCCCGCTCCTCACCTACATGACCTCATTACTACTgagcctgtcaatcacaaggagTCCATGGACTCTAAACACACCGGACGGGAGATGAATCTATCTAGTGACATCACAGCACATCTGATCACATTTTGACAGAACGCCAAGAGATGATGTCACTTAGCACGCGACTAGCTCAGCTGTAGTTAAGGGACACAACTATTTTAGACTAGATGAATGTAGACGTCTATCTGAAGTCTGTCTCTGTGAAACCAGCTCCTGACTGCTGTGTTCAGTTGAACAGCAGCTACAATGATGAAGTTATCAGTACAAATGGTTTAGAGGAACGCTACAGAAAAAGCTCTCTGCACTCGGAAATTGGTTCCATCTTTCTGATTTTCCAGCTGAGCGACCTTCATCACTAACTGTCAGGGTAAAAGAATAAGGCGATACTGTTGGAACAATGTTTGTATTATCAATTATAGTCTAGTTGCACTTTTCCTTATCACTAAAATATCATCAGTCTAATACAAATCAAGGCGTTGAACATTCTGCAATAATAACTACAGTCTCCTTACAATCTACTGTCAAATATCGTAgcttaccttaaagggatagtttggctgttctgaagtggggttgtatgaggtactgatcCAGAGTCAGTGCGTTAGCTACAGTAGACGGCGGTTGACGCAGACAGACAGGAGTAgcagcatgggagcaaagcaatgtaccgctgtggacgggggcgctatatttagaatattctcACCGCTTTAACTCGCCGTCAGACAGACATCTCCAACGGAGAACTGAGGCCGTTATATCCGTctacgctctcttcaaagccaccagactccattaacaaaaacagtaattttaactcgcagaacacggaagttactggtctaccgctgcctctaTCGGTTAAATTGTTAGTGTTACTGTGTTTTAAAAcaccatatacacacacacatttatatatacgtatacatatatactgtatatagtaaacatacatatatatatatatatacgcgcgcgcacgcacatatatatgtatacatttctgcatatacagtatatgcatatatatatatacacacacacatatatacacatatagtgtatatatatacatatatacactgtatatgtacacatatagtgtatatatatacatatatacactgtatatgtacacatatatatatgtatatatatatatatacagtatatatacataaatacagtatatatatacacacatactgtatatgtatatatactgtatatatgtatacctTTAAGTAGGAGTAAGTCGATTGATAGATGTATCTCATTCTTAACTGTCAGCTTCCTGGAGCActctgaaatgtaattattagaAGTTTGATGAATGTGGGCCCATGTGTGTctaagttaaaggtcccatattgttaaaaagtgaggttttcatgtcttttatattataaagcaggtttaagcgatacataaatactgtgaaagtatcaaaatgctcaatccacagaggaatacacacagcccgtattgagaaactgtgcctttgaaacaagctgtcggGATTTcggtccatttgtgatgtcacaaatctacaatatttagaccatttcacagttttaaacgtaaatattgtaaatgtgtaccagtttatttcctgttgcagtggatgtgaatgacatcagctgacaggaagtaaacatggactccaagctgttgcctggcaacgcaattccgttgaaatacactaaaacggagcatttcaggcAAAGgggaatacaggtatattcaggcacacaggatgaggaaaataaagtgtttttttaacattaaagcatgtaaagatGTTCTAGTATAAACACCAAATacatgtatgaacctgaaaatgaccatgatgtGGGCCCTTTAAACCTCAGATGTGATGATCCCTAGTGGTGTTGAGGTGATGTCTACAGGATGTTGCGGTTTGTATTTCAATGTAGCTATTTTCTAATTCAAACGTGAGTGTCAGGAAATACTATTTTGACAACACATTGGAGGAATGCTGCATTTAAAAACACTAATTTAGacactataataataaaatgcaaaCACTAGCTTGTTTGATTTTAAAGGAACATGAGGGTGTGACTCATTTTGCTTCTGTTATGAGGAGTCATTTACAGGAAGGTGCTTTAATTGTTTGGTTGacagtgtgtttctctgtaattACTATCaaactgtttgttgttgtggacGACTGCTCTGTTGTGTGATTGGGTATGTACCATGTCTCTGCATGCGCTGGCTATTAAAGAGAATTATCTAAACGTATAGGAGAAGAATAGATTGTCTGTACCTTTAGGTAGAGCTGGCCTTGGTACGGGAACGTGCTTTATGGATACACTTGAGGTTGACGTGGTtatttttgatgatgatgatgaagaggagccTCGGGTGCTTGAGGAGTCCTCTCTGTCGGCTGAGTGGTTGCGGTTAAATGTGTCCCCGCGTTCGTTTCCCAGGTGTGTCTCCGTGAACAAatgccctcctcctccctgatgGTGAcaaaagttaagttaagtttcataattatattattataatatacatACACTCATAATGTTCCTTACATGTCCTGTACTGGATCCTTTGGTGCCATGCCGGGTGGTCTCTACCCGGCCACTGCTGGAGCCAGTGTGGGTGCCGGAGCCAGTGTGGGTGCCGGAGCCAGTGTGGGTGCTAGAGCCAGTGTGGGTGCCGGTGCCAGTGTCGGTGCCACTCTGACGGCCGTTCTGTACATGCTGCTCAGTCACA comes from the Sebastes fasciatus isolate fSebFas1 chromosome 24, fSebFas1.pri, whole genome shotgun sequence genome and includes:
- the LOC141762795 gene encoding kelch-like protein 41b — encoded protein: MDPNAIKEELRLFQSTLLQDGLKELLNENKFVDCTLKVGDRSFPCHRLIMAACSPYFREIFFTEDGKEVENTKEVVLEDVNPSILDMVVQYLYSAEIDLTDDNVQDIIAVANRFQIPSVFTVCVNYLQKKLSVGNCMAIFRMGLVLGCPRLAVAARNYIADRFELLYKEEEFLKLAAHELFAVIGGDSLNVGKEELVFESVMAWVRHDKERVKLLKDAFNCIRFRLLPEKYFKEKVETDDIIKADPELQKTIQVIRDAYKGKLPETPKKKEGEEGGEEEEEASLLPGFLNEDRRHGMFTREFIIMINDTAAVAYDVSENECFLAAMSEQVPRNHVSLASQRNQLYIIGGLFVDEENKDLPLQCYFYLLDQLASEWVALPPMPSPRCLFNIGESDNLLFAVAGKDLQTNESLDTVMCYDVEKMKWSEAKKLPLKLHGHSVVSHKGMIYCIGGKTDDNKALNKMFAYNHKQAEWRELAAMKTPRAMFGSVVHNGKIVVAGGVNEEGLSDSCEAYDFAANKWEPFTEFPQERSSVNLLSNGGSLYAVGGFAMIQAENKELAPTEVTDVWQYEDDKKLWSGMLREMRYAAGSSCVSMSLNAARMPKL